Within the Polymorphobacter megasporae genome, the region GCCGTCGGTGCTCGAAAAGGGCGTCTACACACCCCGATTGGCCATGGTCCCGGCATTCGGTAAATCTGAGCCCGGCGACAACTCGGCTCTCCTGGGCTTCTCGCCTGTTCTGAACGGCAGTACGCAGAAGGGTTCCGGCCAGGATCAAGGCTTCTCCACTTCGCTCGCGAACATGGGTATCGATCCGATCAACGTGTTTCCGCTGCCTCCGCACAACGAGGACGCGTCCAAGACGAACAACTACAGTCCGCTATGGGATGCTCACGTCAGCATGTGGACGGAGAAGGCGATCGCCCAGGGCAAGGTGCATCGGATCTATTCCCTCGATGAACTCAAGGCCCTGATCAAGTCGGGTATGATGACGAGTGCCATGATCAACCCGCCAGGGGCCACGAACGGTTTCGTCGGCGGTCTCCGCCCGACGAAGGCCATCATCAACTGCCCCGTGATCGCTCAGCCAGACCTGCCGAAGCAATAGCGTCGGGAGCTTCGTCGGCCTGCGCGTCAGATAAGCCAGGCCGGCGACGGACCGCGCACCCCTCCTCCCCTCCCTGACCGGGGGGTGCGCGGTCCCAATTCATGATGTGAGGTTGCTATGGGCGAAACTGTCGGAGACTTTGTCATAGAGCGCCTCGGAGAGTGGGGAGTAGATTTGATCTTCGGGTATCCCGGGGATGGCATCAACGGTACATTCGCAGCGCTTCAGCGCGTCAACTGCCCGATCAAATTCGTGCAGGTCCGGCACGAGGAGATGGCCGCGTTCATGGCCTCGGCCTACGCGAAGTTCACCGGCCGGATGGGTACCTGCATCTCCACGGGGGGACCCGGAGCGACACACATGATCACGGGTCTATATGACGCCAAGATGGACCACTCGCCGGTCCTTGCCATAACCGGCGGCGCGGCCCGCGGTGTCCGCGGTGCCGGATACCAACAGGAATTGAACCTTGACCGGATCTTTGCGGACGTCGCGATCTTCGCGCAGGAGGCGTTTGTGGCCGAGCAGGTCCCGCACCTCCTCGACCGCGCGATCCGTGTCGCGACGGCGTACAAGGGCGTCGGAGTTGTAGTGTTGCCGGCCGACCTTCAGACCGCAGCCTACCGTGATCCACCCCGCCAACACGGTTTCACTCGGTCGAGCAGCGGTTACTCGAAACCAAAGGTCGTTCCCTACGATCTGGACCTGCAGCGCGCTGCCGACATCCTGAACGCGGGCACGAAGGTCGCGATCCTCGTGGGTGCCGGTGCCATTGGGGCTCACGACGTACTTACGGAGGTCGCCGACAAGCTCGGTGCCGGCGTCGCGAAGGCACTGCTCGGCAAGTCCGCACTCGCGGACGACTTGCCGTTCGTGACGGGCACCATCGGACTGCTCGGCACCAAGCCGTCATCCGACATGATGGAGGCCTGCGACACGCTGCTCATGATCGGGACGAGCTTCCCCTGGGCCGAGTTCCTTCCCAAGACAGGGCAGGCGCGCAGCGTGCAGATCGACATCTCCGCCCACGCGCTCGGCATGCGCTATCCGATCGATGTGCCCCTGCATGGCGACAGCATCGAGACGCTCGAGGCCCTACTGCCGCTGCTGACGCGGAAGGAGGACCGCAGCTGGCGCCAGGGGGTCGAGAAGAGCGTAGCCGAGTGGTGGGAGCTGATGGACAAGCGCGCCCACGCCAAGGCCACCCCAGTCAATCCGCAGCGTGTGGTCTGGGAGTTGTCACCACGGCTCGGCGCGGACGCGATCATCACGTCCGATTCCGGCAGCTGCGCCAACTGGTATGCGCGCGACCTGCGGGTCAAACAGGGCCAGATGATGAGCCTGTCGGGTGGCCTCGCCTCGATGGGTGCGGCGGTACCCTACGCGATCGCGGCCAAGTTCGCGCACCCCGACCGACCGGTCGTCGCGCTTGTCGGCGACGGCGCCATGCAGATGAACAATATGGCCGAGCTGATCACCGTCCAGAAGTACTGGCGGGAATGGACTACGCCGACGTGGATTTGCTGCGTCTTCAACAACGAGGATCTGAACCAGGTGACCTGGGAGCAGCGGGTGATGCTCGGCAGTCCAAGATTCGATGCGACCCAGCTCATCCCCAACGTCCCCTATGCAAAATTCGCGGCGTCCATCGGCCTGAACGCGATCTACGTCGACAACCCCGAGATGCTCGGCGCCGCCTGGGACGAGGCTCTGGCGTGCGACCGGCCTACCGTCATCGAGGTCAAGACCGATCCCGAGGTGCCGCCGCTGCCGCCGCACATCAGTTTCGACCAGGCGCGCACTTTTATGAGCACCGTGCTCCAAGGCGACAGCGGCGGGGCGCATCTCGTGGTTGAGTCGGCTCGGCAGGTCCTTGCCGGTCTCCTACCGGGGGATCGACGCTGAGCGCGCCCGTACCCCAGCTCGTCTTCGGCCACTACTTCGGCGGCTCGGATCGTTCTTGGGCGCCGATGCTGCGCGAACTCGGGGAGCGACCGGTAGCCGCTCCGTTGCTGGCAGGCTTTGGCGGAACTCCGGCCGCGGTAGGCGGTCCCAGCCTTGACGGTTATGCCCGGCAGCTTGCGGCGGCAGCGCGCGGGCCCTGGATCGCAGTCGGCCATTCGATGGGGGCCAAGGTGGCGCTGGAGTCCGCGGTGTGCGGCGCACCAGGCCTGCTGGGCTTGATCCTGATCAGCCCGTCTCCGCCCACTCCCGAGCCGATCTCCGACGAGGCGCGTCGCAAGGCGCTCGCGGCTTGGGGCAACCGCGCCGCAGCGACGGTCAATCTGACGGCCATCACCGGCGGTGCGGTTTCTGCCGAAGTGCTGGCGCAATGCGTAGAAGACGAACTTAGCGTGGACGAGGTCACATGGCGCTGGTGGTACACGACCGGTAGCCTCGTCGACATCTCGGCAGCCGCGTCAAAGGTGAATCTGCCCGTGCTTGTGCTGACTGGCGACAACGACAAGGTGCTCGGTCTCGAAGTCGCCGTGGGCGTCACTCGACACTTCGCCAACGCAGCACTCGACATCATTCCCGGTGGCGGGCACCTGGTACCACTCGAGCAGCCTGGAGTGGTCGCCGGGCATATCCGCGAGTTCGCCTCGAGGCTTGCTGAACTGTCTGCGGCGTGAAGATCAACCTCGAGGATTTCAGGCGCATCGCCCGCCGCAAGCTGCCCCGCGCGGTGTTCGAATACATCGACGGCGGATCGTACAGCGAAATCACGCTCGGCCGCAATCGCACCGACCTCGATGCGCTGGCGATCCACGGCAGTGTAATGCGCGATGTGTCCGCGCTTTCGATCGGGACGACGCTTGCGGGCGACCCGGCGTCGATGCCGTTCGCGCTGGCACCCGTCGGGATGGCCGGACTCGCCTGGCCTGACGGCGAGATCGGCGCGGCGCGCGCCGCGGAGGCGTTCGGGGTTCCATTCTGTCTGTCCACCTTCTCCATCGCTTCGATCGAAGACGTGGCGGGAGCAGTGGGACGCCCGTTCTGGTCGCAGCTCTACATGATGAAGCAGCAGAGCGTGAATGAAAGCCTGATCTCCCGGGCCCTCGATGCAGGTTGCTCGGCGCTGGTGATGACACTCGACGTCCACGTCCATAGCCAGCGATGGGCCGACAACCGCAATGGGCTGACCTCGCCGGTCCGGGTCACCCCGTCCGGCCTGCTGGACATGGCGATGAATCTGCCTTGGCTTCTGCGTATGGCCGGTAGCCGCCGGTGGACGTTTGCGACCATGCAAGCCGAGCATCCCCAAGCGGCGAACGTGTTCGAACTTGCGGCGTGGGTGAACGCGAACCTCAATCCGTCGATCAACGCGGACGTCGTGCGTTGGGTTCGTGCCAGATGGCCGCGCAAACTCGTGCTGAAGGGCGTGATGGGTGTCGCCGATGCCAAGCTCGCAGTCGACCTCGGAGCCGATGCGATCATCGTGTCCAACCACGGTGGTCGACAACTCGACAGCGCGCCATCCTCCATCTCGATGCTACCTGCGATCGTCACGGCGGTCGGCGACGATGTCGAAGTGCTTTGGGACGGTGGCGTTCGCACCGGTTTCGATATCGTCAAGGCGATGGGCCTAGGTGCTCATGGCTGCCTGGGCGGACGCTCCTGGGCCTATGCGGTCGCGGCCGATGGCGGACGAGGAGTGAGCGATATGCTTAGTTTGATGCGCCAGGAACTGCTCGACTGCATGGCGCTGTCCGGGGTCACCGACATCCGTGCGTTGCCCGACGGGCTGGTGACAGGTCAACAAACCCGATGAGCCGGATCGAAGCCACCATCTACGCGGTTACGGACACGCCGCTAGGAAACGGCGCCTTCACGGCCGACGGGCGACTGGTGGTCAGTCATCACCCGATGTACGCGACCCGCCATCGCGTGTCGGTGTTCCTGCCGGACGGCTCTCTCGCCCCCTTCCCGAACGTCGAATGGAACACGCCGAACGACGACCCGATGACCTGGCTCGACGCCGTCCTCGGCCTGCACGACGACGCGGAAGGGCGGATATGGCTCGCCGACATGGGGACGCGGTCGAACATCCAGCCCAAGCTCGTCGTCTGGGACACCCGTCGCGACGCGCTGTGGAAGGTTATCCCGCTCCCACTCGCTGCGCTGACTCCGTTCTCGGAGCCGAACGACTTCGTCGTCGATGGGCCCCGCGGTAAAGTCTACATCGCCGACGAAGGTGCTGGCGGCGGTGGTGATGGTTCCCGCGCCGCCTTGATAGTCGTCGACATCGAGAGCGGGGCTGCGGTCCGGCGTCTCGAGGGGCACGAAGGCATCCTGGCCTCGCACGAGCCGCTCCTGATCGACGGCCTCAAAGTCGAACGAAACCGTCCAGACGGCTCTCGCGAACCGATCTTCGTCGGCGTGGACGGCATCGTCATGGACCGTTCCGGTGATTGGCTGTACCTCTCGCCGCTGAACGGCAGGACGCTTTGGCGACTGCGCGTCCGTGACCTGCTCGATACCGCGCTTGATGATGTCATGCTGGCGGCGCGCCTCGAGCGCTATGCCGACAAGCCGAATTCAGGTGGCATGTGCATGGACCGGAATGGTGACATCTACCTGACCGCCATCGAGAGCAGCGCGGTGGGGCGCATCAGGGCCCGGGACCGCAGCTACGACGAGATCGTCGCGCGGCCCGACATGTTCTGGCCCGATGGTATCATGGAAGGGCCCGACGGGGCATTCTACGTGGTCTGCACCCAACTCCCACGTTCTCCGACTTTGGCTCGACCTGGGGATCAGCCGGAACTGCCCTTCAAGGTCTTCCGCTTCGAAACCGGAGTGTCGCGGATATGAGCGAGCTTGGCCGCGGCATCGTCGCCGGCGTACTGGCGGCTTCGGTCACCAGCCTGTTCCA harbors:
- a CDS encoding thiamine pyrophosphate-requiring protein; amino-acid sequence: MIFGYPGDGINGTFAALQRVNCPIKFVQVRHEEMAAFMASAYAKFTGRMGTCISTGGPGATHMITGLYDAKMDHSPVLAITGGAARGVRGAGYQQELNLDRIFADVAIFAQEAFVAEQVPHLLDRAIRVATAYKGVGVVVLPADLQTAAYRDPPRQHGFTRSSSGYSKPKVVPYDLDLQRAADILNAGTKVAILVGAGAIGAHDVLTEVADKLGAGVAKALLGKSALADDLPFVTGTIGLLGTKPSSDMMEACDTLLMIGTSFPWAEFLPKTGQARSVQIDISAHALGMRYPIDVPLHGDSIETLEALLPLLTRKEDRSWRQGVEKSVAEWWELMDKRAHAKATPVNPQRVVWELSPRLGADAIITSDSGSCANWYARDLRVKQGQMMSLSGGLASMGAAVPYAIAAKFAHPDRPVVALVGDGAMQMNNMAELITVQKYWREWTTPTWICCVFNNEDLNQVTWEQRVMLGSPRFDATQLIPNVPYAKFAASIGLNAIYVDNPEMLGAAWDEALACDRPTVIEVKTDPEVPPLPPHISFDQARTFMSTVLQGDSGGAHLVVESARQVLAGLLPGDRR
- a CDS encoding alpha/beta fold hydrolase, translated to MLRELGERPVAAPLLAGFGGTPAAVGGPSLDGYARQLAAAARGPWIAVGHSMGAKVALESAVCGAPGLLGLILISPSPPTPEPISDEARRKALAAWGNRAAATVNLTAITGGAVSAEVLAQCVEDELSVDEVTWRWWYTTGSLVDISAAASKVNLPVLVLTGDNDKVLGLEVAVGVTRHFANAALDIIPGGGHLVPLEQPGVVAGHIREFASRLAELSAA
- a CDS encoding alpha-hydroxy acid oxidase, with amino-acid sequence MKINLEDFRRIARRKLPRAVFEYIDGGSYSEITLGRNRTDLDALAIHGSVMRDVSALSIGTTLAGDPASMPFALAPVGMAGLAWPDGEIGAARAAEAFGVPFCLSTFSIASIEDVAGAVGRPFWSQLYMMKQQSVNESLISRALDAGCSALVMTLDVHVHSQRWADNRNGLTSPVRVTPSGLLDMAMNLPWLLRMAGSRRWTFATMQAEHPQAANVFELAAWVNANLNPSINADVVRWVRARWPRKLVLKGVMGVADAKLAVDLGADAIIVSNHGGRQLDSAPSSISMLPAIVTAVGDDVEVLWDGGVRTGFDIVKAMGLGAHGCLGGRSWAYAVAADGGRGVSDMLSLMRQELLDCMALSGVTDIRALPDGLVTGQQTR
- a CDS encoding L-dopachrome tautomerase-related protein, with the protein product MSRIEATIYAVTDTPLGNGAFTADGRLVVSHHPMYATRHRVSVFLPDGSLAPFPNVEWNTPNDDPMTWLDAVLGLHDDAEGRIWLADMGTRSNIQPKLVVWDTRRDALWKVIPLPLAALTPFSEPNDFVVDGPRGKVYIADEGAGGGGDGSRAALIVVDIESGAAVRRLEGHEGILASHEPLLIDGLKVERNRPDGSREPIFVGVDGIVMDRSGDWLYLSPLNGRTLWRLRVRDLLDTALDDVMLAARLERYADKPNSGGMCMDRNGDIYLTAIESSAVGRIRARDRSYDEIVARPDMFWPDGIMEGPDGAFYVVCTQLPRSPTLARPGDQPELPFKVFRFETGVSRI